Proteins from a genomic interval of Bifidobacterium longum subsp. infantis ATCC 15697 = JCM 1222 = DSM 20088:
- a CDS encoding bifunctional DNA primase/polymerase, translated as MTDIYGYAAAAPLYRAAGWMQVIPLPEGHKTPPPSGFTGRSRKPVTDEQVQVWSQATPNANTGIVIPEGVLVLDIDAEQGHRVKADGAKGISELSQELGALPATWSSTAHGIDSPARHLFYKVPEGLAWKGGAIEGVDILQPGHRYSVVWPSIHPSGEMYCWYTPSGSTTSQIPHISDLATLPWKWVDYLRKPEHTTPKPAFNTLISHETGTYDTRMCKAINTFLNKTLSNPASKGSRHDTTLQAVWALVNFAQEGHRGALDAINQLKPRFIAEIAPDRPGKEREAAREWAAILSGAMEKVNGIQSHADPCEQSKIERMLPGEFNELTQNTIANQMGESHPQQVQNVGTTPVQTGSTTASQVQNGSTESYEANKTSSSWRFEDLTQLASGVELPPTPTVFQREDGQGLFYRGAVNDLHGEPGCGKSMIAQIAAAQELKSSHDVIYIDYEDSARNVVKRLLLLGVTGEQIVAHFHYVRPSAKPSSPTSLDGWRETLGYADTATLTVIDGVTSCLAYAGLDSNSGDDIAAWYNTMPRLILACGPAVVLIDHVVKSKDNRGRYAGGSMQKLALIDGISYSANMTKPVGKGVRGTIVIKSGKDRISEIEEHCAVSWDSNGSHLREAARIEINSTNPKLMHVTIARPNMMPSEDRQTKRDDFRPTGLMEKISQLVENAIEEPSQSELFDALKSDGSGAKTAIMSKAIRLLLEEGYVTNRASRHNRACYRSARPYRQIDDPKSDSFVDRMSREEVSELDDGNHLDI; from the coding sequence ATGACCGACATCTACGGATACGCGGCAGCCGCACCCCTGTACCGTGCGGCTGGATGGATGCAGGTCATCCCCCTGCCGGAAGGCCACAAGACCCCGCCGCCCAGCGGTTTCACGGGACGCAGCCGCAAACCCGTCACCGACGAACAAGTACAGGTCTGGTCTCAGGCGACCCCGAACGCGAACACGGGCATCGTCATACCAGAAGGCGTGCTCGTGTTGGACATCGACGCGGAGCAGGGCCATCGGGTCAAGGCGGACGGGGCGAAAGGCATCAGCGAGCTCTCGCAGGAACTGGGCGCATTGCCGGCCACGTGGAGCAGCACGGCGCACGGCATCGACTCGCCGGCACGCCACCTGTTCTACAAGGTGCCCGAAGGGCTCGCGTGGAAGGGCGGTGCAATCGAGGGCGTCGACATCCTGCAGCCCGGCCACAGGTACAGCGTGGTCTGGCCGTCGATTCACCCTTCCGGCGAGATGTACTGCTGGTACACTCCCAGCGGCTCGACCACCAGCCAGATCCCCCATATCAGCGATCTGGCTACCCTGCCGTGGAAGTGGGTGGACTACCTGCGCAAACCGGAGCATACGACGCCGAAACCAGCCTTCAATACCCTGATTTCACACGAAACCGGCACATACGACACCCGTATGTGCAAAGCCATCAACACATTTTTGAACAAAACGCTGTCAAACCCGGCCAGCAAAGGCAGTCGCCACGACACCACGTTGCAGGCCGTATGGGCATTGGTGAACTTCGCGCAGGAAGGCCATCGCGGCGCGCTCGACGCCATCAACCAGCTCAAACCACGGTTCATCGCCGAGATAGCACCCGACCGTCCGGGCAAGGAGCGTGAGGCGGCACGCGAATGGGCGGCGATACTCTCCGGCGCGATGGAGAAGGTCAACGGCATACAGTCGCACGCGGACCCGTGCGAACAGTCGAAAATCGAACGCATGCTGCCCGGCGAGTTCAACGAACTCACCCAAAACACGATTGCGAATCAAATGGGGGAAAGTCACCCACAGCAGGTTCAAAACGTTGGAACGACGCCGGTTCAAACCGGTTCAACCACCGCATCTCAGGTTCAAAACGGTTCAACGGAAAGTTACGAGGCAAATAAAACCTCCTCCAGTTGGCGGTTCGAGGACCTCACCCAGTTGGCGTCCGGCGTCGAACTGCCGCCAACGCCAACCGTGTTCCAACGCGAGGACGGCCAAGGACTCTTCTACCGTGGCGCGGTCAACGACCTGCACGGCGAACCCGGCTGCGGCAAAAGCATGATCGCCCAGATAGCCGCCGCACAGGAACTCAAGAGTAGCCATGATGTCATCTACATCGATTATGAGGACAGCGCCAGAAACGTGGTCAAACGCCTCCTGCTGCTCGGCGTGACCGGCGAGCAGATAGTGGCTCACTTCCACTACGTGCGCCCCAGCGCCAAGCCTAGCAGCCCCACCAGCCTCGACGGCTGGCGCGAGACCCTCGGCTACGCCGACACCGCCACGCTCACCGTCATCGACGGCGTCACCAGCTGCCTCGCCTATGCAGGACTCGACTCGAATTCCGGTGACGACATCGCCGCCTGGTACAACACCATGCCCCGACTCATATTGGCCTGCGGACCCGCCGTCGTATTGATAGACCACGTCGTCAAGTCAAAGGACAACCGCGGCCGGTACGCCGGAGGCAGCATGCAGAAACTCGCATTGATCGACGGCATCAGCTACTCGGCGAACATGACCAAGCCAGTCGGCAAAGGCGTACGCGGCACCATCGTCATCAAAAGCGGCAAGGACCGCATCAGTGAAATCGAGGAGCACTGCGCCGTCAGTTGGGATTCGAACGGCTCGCACCTGCGCGAAGCAGCACGCATCGAAATCAACAGCACGAACCCGAAACTCATGCACGTCACCATCGCACGACCCAACATGATGCCCAGCGAGGACCGTCAGACGAAACGCGACGACTTCCGACCCACCGGACTCATGGAGAAAATCAGTCAGCTCGTCGAGAACGCCATAGAGGAACCAAGCCAATCGGAACTGTTCGACGCCTTGAAATCGGATGGCTCCGGCGCCAAGACCGCGATTATGTCGAAAGCCATCAGACTGCTGCTGGAGGAGGGGTATGTGACGAACCGCGCCAGCAGACACAACCGCGCATGCTACCGGTCGGCACGCCCCTACCGGCAGATAGACGACCCAAAGTCGGATTCTTTCGTGGACCGTATGAGCAGGGAGGAGGTGAGCGAATTGGACGATGGGAACCACCTCGACATCTAG